A single genomic interval of Sphingobium sp. EM0848 harbors:
- a CDS encoding cold-shock protein produces the protein MPIGIVKFFNADKGYGFIAPEDGGGDSFVHISAVERAGMATLQKDQRLSYEVETDRRGKQSAINLASV, from the coding sequence CGGCATCGTAAAATTCTTCAACGCCGACAAAGGCTATGGCTTCATTGCGCCGGAAGACGGCGGCGGCGACAGTTTCGTGCACATTTCCGCCGTCGAACGCGCGGGCATGGCGACGCTGCAGAAGGATCAGCGGCTGAGCTACGAGGTCGAGACCGATCGTCGCGGCAAACAGTCAGCCATCAATCTCGCAAGCGTCTGA
- a CDS encoding CDP-alcohol phosphatidyltransferase family protein yields the protein MTIQPQSPQSLSRIQQNWLAANERRLLNWLCHRMPSWITPDRLTATGMVGAIMIFAGYVASNIASSWLLLAIAGYAVQWFGDSMDGSLARYRHIERPSYGYFIDHSCDGLATLLILAGIGLSPFVTMDVALIALAGYLLLSIHAFLSARVLGELKLSYLSAGPTELRFMLIGMTIMMMALGTAPGLFGHWSGFDIFVGTVGSILIVLFIGQTLVTGRRLALAETERRI from the coding sequence ATGACGATCCAGCCTCAATCCCCCCAATCGCTCTCCAGGATTCAACAGAACTGGCTTGCCGCCAATGAGCGGCGACTGCTCAACTGGCTGTGTCACCGGATGCCGTCCTGGATAACGCCGGATCGCCTGACGGCGACTGGCATGGTGGGCGCGATCATGATTTTTGCGGGATATGTCGCCAGCAACATCGCCTCATCCTGGCTGCTGCTCGCCATTGCGGGCTATGCCGTGCAATGGTTCGGTGACTCCATGGACGGCAGTCTGGCGCGATACCGTCATATCGAGCGCCCGTCCTACGGCTATTTCATCGATCATAGCTGCGACGGATTGGCGACGCTGCTCATCCTGGCTGGGATCGGCCTCAGCCCGTTCGTCACGATGGACGTCGCCCTGATCGCACTCGCGGGCTATCTGTTGCTGTCGATCCATGCCTTTCTGTCGGCGCGGGTGTTGGGCGAATTGAAGCTGTCCTATCTTTCTGCCGGACCGACCGAACTCAGGTTTATGCTGATCGGAATGACCATCATGATGATGGCGCTGGGGACAGCGCCCGGACTCTTCGGGCACTGGTCGGGCTTCGATATATTCGTGGGGACGGTCGGATCGATCCTGATCGTCCTCTTCATCGGCCAGACGCTGGTCACAGGCAGAAGGCTCGCCCTCGCGGAAACGGAGCGCCGCATCTAA
- a CDS encoding spermidine synthase, whose product MYLLKCGKEFSIQFGNDELMGSQDHVSEMALATLTSERLAKKDGHVLAGGLGMGFTLDAVLASWASDAFVTVAELVPQIIVWAKGPLAHLFKENLMDPRLSLHLRDVHNIIAETSEHFDAILLDVDNGPDGFITPLNDRLYSHAGIAAAYAALRPGGLLSVWSSYTDDCFAGRLEASGFKVDEIILPAYIGSTERWHNIWFAAKPDKPAHLSNMQ is encoded by the coding sequence TTGTACCTGCTTAAATGCGGCAAGGAATTTTCCATCCAATTCGGCAACGACGAGTTGATGGGAAGTCAGGACCATGTCTCGGAAATGGCGCTGGCCACCCTGACGAGCGAGCGTCTGGCCAAGAAAGACGGCCATGTGCTTGCAGGTGGGCTTGGCATGGGCTTCACCCTGGACGCAGTCCTTGCCTCCTGGGCTTCCGATGCCTTCGTGACTGTCGCGGAACTGGTCCCCCAGATCATCGTCTGGGCCAAGGGGCCGTTGGCGCATTTGTTCAAGGAAAACCTCATGGACCCTCGCCTCAGCCTTCACTTACGCGACGTCCACAATATCATCGCGGAAACATCGGAGCACTTCGACGCTATCCTGCTGGATGTCGATAACGGGCCGGACGGATTCATCACGCCCTTGAACGACCGGCTCTATTCCCATGCCGGTATTGCCGCTGCTTACGCCGCATTGCGGCCGGGCGGGCTCCTGTCCGTCTGGTCGTCCTATACGGACGATTGCTTTGCAGGAAGGCTTGAGGCGTCAGGTTTCAAAGTCGATGAAATCATCCTGCCAGCCTATATCGGCAGTACGGAGCGGTGGCATAATATCTGGTTCGCGGCCAAGCCAGATAAGCCCGCCCATCTATCGAATATGCAGTGA
- a CDS encoding NAD(P)-dependent oxidoreductase has protein sequence MGRAGVIGLGQIGAGVAICLARTNQLAAVYDIRADAADTLEGVPPVVASPAELAAQADVVIIAVVNAKQTIEVLSGPDGVLSCARPGMVVVLVATVSIEDLDAIRALTDEAGVELVDCGVTGGPKSREHGLVCLVGGTDETIANVRPVLDGFAKLVAHMGGPGAGMAAKIARNVIVFGCLRAGYEASVLCRNAGVDVRQLAQVIDASSDSVGGPLMLAVRDDPSSSEQEAAVREYTRGLMVKDLDAAIDLARSYGIALPLVELTRRTDQAVVGLENVMGEKA, from the coding sequence ATGGGAAGAGCAGGGGTTATCGGCTTGGGGCAGATCGGCGCGGGTGTCGCCATATGCCTCGCGCGGACGAATCAATTGGCGGCGGTCTATGATATTCGTGCCGATGCAGCCGACACGCTGGAAGGGGTGCCGCCCGTCGTCGCCAGTCCGGCGGAACTGGCCGCGCAGGCTGATGTTGTGATTATCGCCGTCGTCAACGCAAAACAGACGATCGAGGTGCTGTCAGGCCCCGACGGTGTCCTGTCGTGCGCGCGGCCGGGCATGGTCGTGGTGTTGGTGGCGACCGTCTCGATCGAGGACTTGGACGCCATTCGCGCCCTGACCGACGAGGCAGGCGTGGAACTGGTCGATTGCGGCGTGACCGGTGGCCCCAAATCCCGCGAACATGGCCTCGTCTGCCTGGTCGGCGGCACGGATGAGACCATTGCGAATGTGCGCCCGGTGCTGGACGGATTTGCCAAGCTGGTGGCGCATATGGGTGGCCCCGGCGCGGGCATGGCGGCGAAGATCGCCCGCAACGTCATCGTCTTTGGCTGCCTGCGCGCCGGCTATGAAGCGTCCGTATTGTGTCGCAATGCCGGGGTGGATGTCCGCCAACTTGCGCAAGTGATCGACGCCAGTTCGGACAGCGTGGGCGGACCGTTGATGCTGGCGGTACGCGACGATCCGTCGTCCAGCGAGCAGGAAGCGGCGGTGCGCGAATATACGCGCGGGCTGATGGTCAAGGATCTGGATGCGGCCATCGATCTGGCGCGCAGCTATGGCATCGCGTTGCCCTTGGTTGAACTGACACGCCGGACCGATCAGGCGGTCGTCGGCCTTGAAAATGTAATGGGAGAAAAGGCATGA
- a CDS encoding carboxymuconolactone decarboxylase family protein has product MSIDEAQWQKGLEVFDKVYGPGSSEMTRPYRDSSFNQEIVGNQFANLWASDIFSMREKRLLVLGATAMLGRADLVEIQMNGALINDEFTDEELDFLPLFILFYAGAGNTTTVFRGIEAAKARRKERNAASK; this is encoded by the coding sequence ATGAGTATCGACGAAGCGCAGTGGCAGAAGGGCCTTGAAGTGTTCGACAAGGTCTATGGACCAGGATCGTCGGAGATGACCCGTCCGTATCGGGACTCTTCCTTCAATCAGGAAATCGTCGGAAACCAGTTCGCCAATCTGTGGGCGAGCGATATCTTCTCGATGCGGGAGAAGCGACTGCTGGTTCTGGGCGCGACCGCAATGCTGGGACGCGCCGATCTGGTTGAGATCCAGATGAACGGCGCTCTTATCAATGATGAATTCACCGATGAGGAGTTGGATTTCCTGCCGCTCTTCATACTGTTCTATGCCGGGGCGGGCAACACGACCACCGTGTTCCGGGGGATCGAAGCCGCCAAGGCACGGCGCAAGGAGCGCAACGCCGCGTCCAAATGA
- a CDS encoding MFS transporter yields the protein MRFSRTQPDIQKQEALNVHRTALAAADAMRALSEKPAAVSHYPWYVLGILTLAQTCHGIDRAIIGLVLAPVGHEFALSDGQLGILAGFAYGIFFALAALPFGVAVDNWNRRNLMAAALTLWSGATALCSLATGFWTLLIGRAAVGTAEAGGSPTGMSLLSDYFGEDRRATAIGIWYLSSGIGLAIAFIVGGAIVQSAGWRWAFVAAGVPGLVLAPLLLLTVREPLRGAHDGPAPLQGETLRLVQRIRLLAARPGLLYCIFAIVLIAAGIYGMSTWLTTFLIRVHGMPIARAGLLIAIAYGGLGSLGGFLAGWVIDLINRRRGGFDPARTSLFGAVIPLLTAVTGVGTVLFRDLDLMLALLMACGFLSASYNGPIYAVIVTIAGPRLRGLAVSLVQLGANLIGVGAGTYLIGAVSDYIGGTAGVAWGIGTAMLFTFAGGLLLLLASRAIRRAQNSGEA from the coding sequence ATGCGTTTCTCACGCACTCAGCCTGATATCCAAAAACAGGAGGCGCTCAATGTCCATCGCACCGCTCTTGCAGCAGCGGACGCCATGAGAGCGCTGTCGGAAAAACCCGCCGCCGTCAGCCATTATCCTTGGTATGTGCTGGGCATATTGACGCTGGCGCAGACCTGCCATGGCATCGATCGTGCCATCATCGGGCTGGTGCTGGCGCCGGTCGGGCATGAATTTGCCCTGTCGGACGGGCAACTCGGAATATTGGCGGGCTTTGCCTATGGCATATTTTTCGCCCTCGCCGCCCTGCCCTTCGGCGTAGCGGTCGACAACTGGAACCGTCGCAACCTGATGGCTGCGGCACTCACGCTGTGGAGCGGCGCGACCGCACTGTGCAGCCTGGCGACCGGATTCTGGACATTGCTTATAGGCCGTGCCGCGGTAGGGACGGCCGAAGCGGGCGGTTCACCGACCGGCATGTCGTTGCTGAGCGACTATTTCGGGGAGGACCGACGCGCAACCGCCATCGGCATCTGGTATCTGAGTTCAGGTATCGGCCTTGCCATCGCCTTCATCGTGGGCGGCGCGATCGTGCAGAGCGCCGGATGGCGCTGGGCATTTGTGGCCGCCGGCGTGCCGGGACTGGTGCTGGCGCCCCTGCTGCTGCTCACCGTCAGGGAACCGTTGCGCGGCGCGCATGACGGGCCGGCCCCGCTGCAAGGAGAGACGCTGAGGCTGGTGCAGCGTATCCGCCTGCTCGCGGCTCGTCCAGGACTGCTTTACTGCATCTTCGCCATCGTCCTGATCGCGGCGGGGATTTACGGCATGAGCACATGGCTCACCACTTTCCTGATCCGGGTCCACGGCATGCCCATTGCGCGGGCGGGTCTACTCATCGCCATTGCCTATGGCGGCCTCGGTTCCCTGGGCGGATTTCTCGCGGGCTGGGTGATCGACCTCATCAACCGGCGCCGTGGCGGCTTCGATCCGGCGCGCACATCCCTGTTCGGCGCGGTGATCCCCCTGCTGACGGCAGTGACCGGCGTCGGCACCGTGCTGTTCCGAGACCTTGATCTGATGCTGGCGCTGCTGATGGCCTGCGGTTTCCTCAGCGCTTCCTATAACGGGCCGATCTACGCCGTCATCGTGACGATCGCCGGGCCGCGCCTGCGGGGCCTTGCGGTATCTCTGGTACAATTGGGGGCGAACCTGATCGGCGTGGGCGCCGGCACCTATCTGATCGGCGCCGTCAGCGATTATATCGGTGGTACAGCGGGTGTCGCCTGGGGGATCGGCACCGCCATGCTGTTCACCTTTGCCGGGGGATTATTGTTGCTGCTGGCGTCGCGCGCGATCCGCCGTGCCCAAAATAGCGGCGAAGCATAA
- a CDS encoding AraC family transcriptional regulator, with protein sequence MFRPESDWTGQDRFGVKNFYIEAVATVRDARVDLRHFDWVLPSSGIFSPEKHYLDYSLDGQPRRSMVSMGRPDRRVASGDILYMPPHRQYVGEPALQERHLVCVALGEEFLEELFDGEQPLKRVEPCGDVQNISMRRLFAGLAAELRAPGFASQTLVESMLMGLAVELVRHMCPRELGSATSRGARQVRNIIDYVMDNLSAPLGVADIARDCNMSVRHVARVFKDGTGVSLGEFVARSRIALAKELLRNDGARIKEISWRCGFNSTSAFSAAFRVATGQTPKDFRCQPPQVH encoded by the coding sequence ATGTTTCGTCCGGAGAGCGATTGGACCGGCCAGGACAGGTTCGGGGTCAAGAATTTCTACATCGAAGCGGTGGCGACCGTTCGCGATGCCCGTGTGGATTTGCGTCATTTCGATTGGGTTTTGCCCAGCAGCGGCATATTCAGCCCTGAAAAGCATTATCTGGATTATTCGCTCGACGGTCAGCCGCGACGCAGCATGGTCAGCATGGGCCGGCCGGATCGGCGTGTCGCATCGGGTGACATTCTCTACATGCCGCCGCATCGCCAATATGTCGGTGAACCCGCGCTGCAGGAACGGCATCTTGTGTGTGTCGCGCTGGGGGAAGAATTTCTGGAAGAACTGTTCGACGGCGAGCAGCCGCTGAAGAGGGTGGAGCCCTGCGGCGATGTCCAGAATATTTCCATGCGCCGCCTTTTTGCGGGATTGGCCGCGGAATTGCGGGCACCCGGCTTTGCGAGCCAGACTCTTGTCGAATCGATGCTCATGGGGCTGGCGGTGGAACTGGTCCGGCATATGTGTCCACGGGAACTGGGCAGCGCGACTTCGCGCGGTGCGCGGCAGGTGCGCAATATCATCGACTATGTGATGGACAATCTGTCCGCGCCCCTTGGCGTCGCGGATATTGCGCGCGACTGCAACATGAGCGTGCGCCATGTCGCCCGCGTGTTCAAGGATGGAACGGGCGTCAGCCTGGGCGAGTTTGTCGCGCGCAGCCGCATCGCTTTGGCAAAGGAATTGCTGCGGAACGACGGTGCGCGGATCAAGGAAATCAGCTGGCGGTGCGGCTTTAACAGCACCTCGGCCTTTTCCGCTGCCTTTCGCGTCGCGACGGGCCAGACGCCCAAGGATTTCCGCTGCCAGCCGCCGCAGGTCCATTGA
- a CDS encoding TonB-dependent receptor, which produces MSKTATLGAIATGALIAAMAQPAYAQQPQSGASEGIQDIVVTARRTEESLQTTPIAVTALTPEALTTAKVENVVDLQRTAPGLVIGRGSAGGDGIVFVAIRGQGNLQPILANDPAVATYIDGIYIPRPSTGMTDIQDVKRLEVLRGPQGTLFGRNTTGGAINIVTNDPNDQLSGAFKAEFGNYSTLGAQANINVPLAEGLAIRLSGAINDRDGYGDNLLTKRDFSDNNSKFVRGKLKYEGNGWDLTLSGDWNRQSNHGQQIALWAFNPAIVPAAFQPGLTAGLLTKDNWWGNTTTGTSIPATIGTLTPQAQALYGVRPFNTLEVYGFSGTLNVELGGLNFKSITGYRHSMNYGQNDTDGTAAPLLATFAGSGSYYVSQEFQISGNITDSLSFITGAYAGKESGYEFSRSQIFGGLIRDSNADVTNKTFGLFAQAYYELTPKLRAVGGFRYTWDTRDSVLHNAQIYGRPYNVAVAGTPTGINCTVTPTEPVTATTCNQVQNAKFNYPAWNLGLDWQASDNLFLYLATRGAAKAGGWNLRAGGLPAFAPEKVKDVEAGLKVDLFDRRLRFNTAVFHTWKDDNQAIVNSFVTGIGVTQYIQNNGKVRIWGMENEITAVPWEGMTLSVNGSLQNGKYVKGSFSEIQVVAGSGCTNGAGVVNGCVVDLSGLPLLQLPKKQLNISATQKIPLGGGTLAVTGAYSYVGAQHFDAVRAADQASAATKAAYDTENRFGRVPGYGIFNGRIAFQLENPNVEIAVYGRNITNKKYLLRRFPDLYRTLGITAAYVGQPATYGVETTFKF; this is translated from the coding sequence ATGAGCAAGACCGCTACTTTAGGTGCGATCGCCACAGGCGCGCTGATTGCTGCAATGGCACAGCCTGCCTATGCGCAGCAGCCGCAATCGGGTGCCAGCGAAGGCATTCAGGATATCGTGGTCACCGCGCGCCGTACCGAGGAAAGTCTTCAGACCACGCCTATCGCCGTTACTGCGCTTACGCCCGAAGCGCTGACGACCGCCAAGGTCGAAAATGTCGTCGATCTTCAGCGCACCGCGCCGGGCCTTGTCATCGGTCGTGGTTCGGCAGGCGGCGACGGTATCGTCTTCGTCGCCATTCGCGGTCAGGGCAATCTCCAGCCGATCCTCGCTAACGATCCCGCCGTCGCCACCTATATCGACGGTATCTACATTCCCCGTCCATCGACGGGCATGACCGATATTCAGGACGTCAAGCGGCTGGAAGTGCTGCGCGGACCGCAGGGTACCTTGTTCGGCCGTAACACGACTGGCGGTGCCATCAACATCGTTACCAACGACCCGAATGATCAACTCAGCGGTGCGTTCAAGGCAGAATTTGGCAATTACAGTACGCTGGGCGCGCAGGCCAATATCAACGTGCCGCTTGCGGAAGGCCTGGCGATCCGTCTGAGCGGGGCGATCAACGATCGGGACGGTTATGGCGACAATCTTCTCACCAAGCGCGACTTTTCCGACAACAACAGCAAGTTCGTTCGCGGCAAGCTCAAATATGAGGGCAATGGCTGGGATCTGACCCTGTCGGGCGACTGGAACCGCCAGTCCAACCATGGTCAGCAGATCGCGCTCTGGGCCTTCAATCCGGCGATTGTTCCAGCCGCCTTCCAGCCGGGACTTACTGCGGGCCTCCTGACCAAGGATAACTGGTGGGGTAATACAACGACCGGCACGTCGATCCCGGCCACCATCGGTACGCTGACTCCGCAAGCGCAGGCACTTTATGGCGTGCGGCCATTTAATACGCTCGAAGTATATGGCTTTTCCGGTACTTTGAATGTCGAATTGGGCGGCCTGAACTTCAAGTCCATCACCGGCTATCGCCACTCGATGAATTATGGTCAGAACGACACGGATGGCACCGCCGCCCCGTTGCTGGCGACCTTCGCGGGGTCTGGTTCCTATTATGTTTCTCAGGAATTTCAGATTTCCGGGAATATCACCGACAGCCTCAGCTTCATCACGGGCGCCTATGCGGGCAAGGAGAGCGGCTATGAATTCAGTCGGTCGCAGATTTTTGGTGGACTGATCCGTGATTCGAACGCCGATGTCACCAACAAGACTTTCGGCCTGTTTGCCCAGGCCTATTATGAATTGACGCCAAAGCTGCGCGCGGTGGGCGGTTTCCGCTATACCTGGGACACCCGCGACAGCGTGCTGCATAATGCGCAGATATATGGCCGACCCTATAATGTCGCCGTGGCGGGAACGCCGACGGGCATCAACTGTACGGTGACTCCGACGGAACCGGTTACGGCCACCACCTGTAATCAGGTGCAGAATGCCAAATTCAATTATCCGGCCTGGAATCTGGGTCTTGACTGGCAGGCCAGCGACAATCTCTTCCTCTATCTCGCGACCCGTGGCGCGGCCAAGGCCGGTGGCTGGAACCTGCGGGCAGGGGGTCTGCCCGCCTTCGCCCCCGAAAAGGTGAAAGACGTCGAAGCAGGCTTGAAGGTCGATCTTTTCGACCGCCGTCTGCGCTTCAACACCGCGGTCTTCCACACGTGGAAGGACGACAATCAGGCGATCGTCAATAGCTTCGTCACCGGCATCGGCGTCACCCAATATATTCAGAACAACGGCAAGGTCCGTATATGGGGTATGGAAAATGAAATCACGGCTGTGCCGTGGGAAGGCATGACGCTCAGCGTCAACGGTTCGCTGCAAAACGGTAAATATGTGAAGGGCAGCTTCAGTGAGATTCAGGTGGTGGCCGGTAGTGGCTGCACGAACGGCGCTGGGGTCGTCAATGGCTGCGTCGTCGACCTGAGTGGTTTGCCGCTGCTACAATTGCCCAAGAAGCAGCTCAATATCAGCGCCACGCAGAAAATTCCGTTGGGAGGGGGCACGCTTGCTGTCACCGGCGCCTATTCCTATGTCGGTGCTCAGCATTTCGATGCCGTCAGGGCGGCGGACCAGGCGTCGGCTGCGACCAAGGCCGCCTATGACACGGAAAACCGCTTTGGCCGTGTGCCCGGCTATGGCATTTTCAACGGCCGTATCGCCTTCCAGCTTGAAAATCCCAATGTTGAAATCGCCGTCTATGGTCGCAACATCACGAACAAGAAGTATCTGTTGCGGCGCTTCCCCGATCTCTATCGGACATTGGGCATCACGGCCGCCTATGTTGGCCAGCCGGCCACCTATGGCGTGGAAACGACGTTTAAATTCTGA
- a CDS encoding SDR family NAD(P)-dependent oxidoreductase codes for MMRLVDRVAIVTGGGGGIGAAVARRLVAEGARVVIADLFEEAAVRAAAPLGDKALAVQFDAADPQSVKVMVDRAVDHFGRLDILHNNAAMTDPDKSPQDTTAVDIPIGIWREILDVNLTGYLLGCKYAIPHMVAGGGGSIINTASNSGTAGDLARIAYGSSKAAIIGLTKYVATQHGRQNIRCNSIAPGVVLTEALEKTVPGLKEIIQRHILTPEFGTPDDIAALVAFLASDEARYITGENISISGGGLVHQPHYADLLAFMQAKD; via the coding sequence ATGATGAGGTTGGTAGACAGGGTGGCGATCGTCACCGGAGGCGGCGGTGGTATCGGTGCCGCTGTCGCGCGGCGCCTCGTTGCGGAGGGGGCTCGCGTCGTGATCGCCGATCTGTTCGAGGAGGCGGCCGTCCGCGCGGCCGCCCCGTTGGGGGACAAGGCGCTGGCGGTCCAGTTCGATGCCGCCGATCCGCAGTCGGTAAAGGTGATGGTTGATCGCGCCGTCGACCATTTCGGCAGGCTCGACATATTACACAATAATGCGGCGATGACCGATCCTGACAAAAGTCCGCAGGATACCACCGCCGTCGACATTCCGATCGGGATCTGGCGCGAGATTCTCGACGTCAATCTCACCGGCTATTTGCTGGGATGCAAATATGCGATCCCGCATATGGTTGCCGGTGGCGGCGGTTCGATCATCAATACAGCGTCCAATTCAGGCACCGCCGGGGATCTTGCGCGCATTGCCTATGGCTCGTCCAAGGCGGCGATCATCGGCCTCACCAAATATGTGGCGACCCAGCATGGGCGGCAAAATATCCGCTGCAACAGCATCGCGCCGGGCGTGGTGCTGACCGAAGCCCTCGAAAAAACCGTGCCGGGCCTGAAGGAGATCATTCAGCGGCATATATTGACACCGGAATTCGGCACGCCCGATGATATCGCCGCGCTGGTCGCCTTTCTTGCTTCGGACGAGGCGCGCTACATCACGGGCGAGAATATATCCATTTCTGGCGGCGGCCTTGTCCACCAGCCCCATTATGCCGATTTGCTGGCCTTCATGCAGGCGAAGGACTAA
- a CDS encoding cytochrome P450 gives MMTKPAQQPLPDHVPPELAMALPLFSRQVIYDNPQEVLIPAMHADLPPITYVTNIFPGDQPGWLLKNAEDVQAMLRDADNFTKNGMGKWAQNIGENWLVIPTEADPPIHTGYRKALNSHFAPQKMFAMKEQVRERARTLIDAFKGRGQCDFIEEFSEKFPIFIVLDLLGLPQERMAQFLKWEKEMLHSNDWEVRGNAVRCVKDYLLEEIEARRQQPRDDYISKVLTFEVDDRLWNDDEVLGHCFNLYIGGLDTVTSLLGNIFNYLASHPDKQNELRADPSLIVLAVEEFLRAFAPVTAFRIATKIIEIQGQKIMPGDYVAFSSPVVGRDPAFYDDPQAIRFDRKAPHMSLGSGIHKCLGMHLARLELQIAVEEFVTTLPEFRIKDGFKVPYFVGNILHVPDLHLQWD, from the coding sequence ATGATGACCAAACCTGCGCAACAGCCCCTTCCGGATCATGTGCCGCCCGAACTGGCGATGGCTCTGCCGCTCTTTTCCCGGCAGGTGATCTACGACAATCCGCAGGAGGTGCTGATTCCGGCCATGCATGCGGACCTGCCGCCGATCACCTATGTCACCAACATCTTTCCCGGTGACCAGCCCGGCTGGCTGCTCAAAAATGCCGAGGACGTGCAGGCGATGCTGCGCGACGCCGACAATTTCACCAAGAACGGCATGGGCAAATGGGCGCAGAATATCGGCGAGAACTGGCTGGTCATTCCGACCGAAGCCGACCCGCCCATTCATACCGGTTACCGCAAGGCGCTGAACAGTCATTTCGCGCCGCAGAAGATGTTCGCGATGAAGGAACAGGTGCGTGAGCGTGCGCGGACCTTGATCGATGCCTTCAAGGGCCGGGGACAGTGCGATTTCATCGAGGAATTTTCGGAGAAATTCCCTATCTTCATCGTCCTCGATCTGCTTGGACTGCCACAGGAAAGAATGGCGCAATTCCTCAAATGGGAAAAGGAAATGCTCCACTCCAATGACTGGGAAGTCCGCGGCAATGCCGTGCGCTGTGTGAAAGACTATCTGCTGGAGGAGATTGAGGCCCGCCGCCAGCAGCCGCGCGATGACTATATCAGCAAGGTTCTGACCTTTGAGGTGGATGACCGCCTGTGGAATGATGACGAGGTGCTGGGGCACTGTTTCAACCTGTATATCGGTGGACTGGACACGGTTACGTCGCTGCTCGGCAATATCTTCAACTATCTGGCGTCTCACCCGGACAAGCAGAATGAATTGCGCGCTGATCCGTCGCTGATCGTCCTCGCGGTCGAAGAGTTCCTCCGCGCCTTCGCGCCGGTCACGGCCTTCCGCATCGCGACGAAGATCATCGAAATTCAGGGGCAGAAGATTATGCCTGGGGATTATGTGGCCTTCAGCTCACCCGTGGTCGGTCGCGATCCGGCCTTCTATGATGATCCTCAGGCCATTCGCTTCGACCGTAAGGCGCCGCATATGTCGCTGGGCAGCGGTATTCACAAATGTCTGGGGATGCATCTGGCGCGGCTGGAACTGCAAATCGCGGTTGAGGAATTTGTCACGACTTTGCCGGAATTCCGGATCAAGGACGGCTTCAAAGTGCCATATTTCGTGGGCAATATTCTGCATGTGCCGGATCTCCACCTGCAATGGGACTGA
- a CDS encoding helix-turn-helix domain-containing protein, with product MMQSTGTILPCQPLTVSYFHVENSIIANGIRADIRHFAWERSCDARFEPNSHYLDYSLGPRAREARLLPDGKRHAPPFGEVSYLPKGSQFEARCEPSEYRIFCLTFESLTADQLFQNEAMPSSLPPCFDVKAPWVRQGLARLAQEVRNPGFAPDIMVETIALSLVIDLCRHLQIPHKSDDTADPRMAGWRLRRLQERIEAGLAGPLSIVDLAEECGVSSRHLMRTFKNTVGKTLGNYIADARIAQAKRELVQDGTLIKVVAGNCGFQSVAAFSAAFRKATGLSPRGFRQEMLRG from the coding sequence ATGATGCAGTCAACGGGCACCATCCTCCCATGCCAGCCGCTCACCGTATCCTATTTCCATGTCGAGAACAGCATCATCGCAAACGGCATTCGTGCCGATATCCGGCATTTTGCGTGGGAACGCAGCTGTGACGCCAGGTTCGAGCCGAACAGTCACTATCTCGACTATTCGCTCGGCCCGCGCGCGCGCGAGGCGCGTCTGCTGCCCGACGGCAAGCGCCATGCGCCACCCTTTGGCGAGGTTTCCTACCTGCCAAAGGGGAGCCAGTTTGAAGCGCGCTGCGAACCCAGCGAATATCGCATATTCTGTTTGACCTTCGAAAGCCTGACAGCCGATCAGCTCTTTCAGAATGAGGCAATGCCTTCGTCATTGCCCCCCTGTTTCGACGTCAAGGCGCCGTGGGTCCGTCAAGGCCTCGCCCGCCTCGCCCAGGAAGTGCGCAATCCCGGTTTCGCGCCCGACATCATGGTCGAAACCATTGCATTGTCGCTGGTCATCGACCTGTGTCGCCACCTTCAGATCCCTCACAAATCCGATGACACCGCCGATCCACGAATGGCGGGCTGGCGCCTGCGCCGCCTTCAGGAGCGTATCGAGGCCGGACTGGCGGGGCCATTGTCGATCGTCGATCTGGCCGAAGAATGCGGCGTCAGTTCACGGCATCTGATGCGGACCTTCAAGAACACGGTCGGGAAGACCTTGGGCAATTACATTGCCGATGCGCGGATTGCGCAGGCCAAGCGAGAACTGGTTCAGGATGGCACCCTCATCAAGGTCGTCGCGGGCAATTGTGGTTTCCAGAGCGTCGCGGCCTTCAGTGCCGCCTTCCGCAAGGCGACCGGCCTCAGCCCCCGGGGTTTCCGGCAGGAGATGCTGCGCGGCTGA